The following are encoded in a window of Cherax quadricarinatus isolate ZL_2023a chromosome 74, ASM3850222v1, whole genome shotgun sequence genomic DNA:
- the LOC128700141 gene encoding mucin-22, with protein sequence MVGGDCLSPASLSVCQSGAPGAAQFLPVFPLFSILLCLFVSVRMPLYKGTLEVEGALVDDPVIHIFDYSPSDHLNDTCRSTSRKQLLAVDSCIYIRRCNLVRIKAREAAREARGGTRTSERDSKTSKSKARTSESEAKASKGKTRTSESEAKASKGKTRTSESEAKASKGKTRTSESEAKASKGKTRTSESEAKASKGKTRTSESEAKASKGKTRTSESEAKASKGKTRTSESEAKASKGKTRTSESETKASKGKTRTSESETKASKGKTRTSESETKASRGKTRTFESDSKTSRNGTRTSECERKVAGDKGNISESESKPSKIGIRTSESESKASKSYSKTRTSESDSKPKRNRIRTSESAGMARTSESDPKPSRYGIRTSESESKFSRDGAKKQKLKSTSSDDRIRMSERESKGTEGGVEASKSEIKASASESNAIESIVRASVSVSEATESGTIASEATESGTIASEATESGTIASEATEIGTIASEATESGTIALEATESGTIASEATESGTIASEATESGTIASEATESGTIASEATESGTIASEATESRTIASEATESGTIASEATESGTIASEATESRTIASEATESGTIALEATESGTIASEATESETTASEATESGTIASEATESGTIASEATESGTIASEATESGTIASEATESGTIASEATESGTIASEATESGTIASEATESGTIASEATESGTIASEATESGTIASEATESGTIASEATESGTIASEATEYGTIALEATESGTIASEATESIRGHREWKASEATESGTIASEATESGTIASEATEIGTIATESGTIASEATESGTIASEATENGTIASETITSEVTESGTLASEATESGTIASEATESGTIASEATESGTITSEATESGIIISEATESGSIAPKATENGTIASEATENGTIASEATESGTITSEATESGTITSEATESGTITSEVTESGTRAPKATESGTIASAAPDSGTIASEATESETIASEARESGTVTSEATESGTITSESKFRPSERGDITSELQSKTLKETAITQKIEPERKNKEGQETARISSKGSSEKEDCVGGDVSAATTSEDKKTASTRGTHDSAQKRGGKFTLEEGYEFKGYILKCPNGPYDYAIKLWDEGREAPEELENYPLEEEEVPGLVVDRNGDYLTVACGSNIAYATRQSFLSAGVNPDLLVLPFSRLRVSLTRALTRPQEVPAAAWVAHPTQILILAHPPTHQSHPQ encoded by the exons CGTCAGCGTGAGGATGCCTCTCTACAAAGGTACACTGGAGGTGGAAGGAGCACTAGTGGACGACCCTGTCATTCACATCTTCGACTACAGTCCCTCAGACCATCTCAATGACAcgtgcag ATCCACCTCCCGAAAACAGCTGTTGGCGGTTGACTCCTGTATCTACATACGCCGCTGTAACTTAGTGAGGATCAAGGCTCGTGAGGCCGCCAGAGAGGCGAGAGGCGGAACCCGAACTTCAGAACGTGACTCGAAGACTTCAAAAAGTAAAGCAAGAACAtcagagagtgaagcaaaggcTTCGAAAGGGAAGACACGAACGTCTGAAAGTGAAGCAAAGGCTTCGAAAGGGAAGACACGAACGTCTGAAAGTGAAGCAAAGGCTTCGAAAGGGAAGACACGAACGTCTGAAAGTGAAGCAAAGGCTTCGAAAGGGAAGACACGAACGTCTGAAAGTGAAGCAAAGGCTTCGAAAGGGAAGACACGAACGTCTGAAAGTGAAGCAAAGGCTTCGAAAGGGAAGACACGAACGTCTGAAAGTGAAGCAAAGGCTTCGAAAGGGAAGACACGAACGTCTGAAAGTGAAGCAAAGGCTTCGAAAGGTAAGACACGAACGTCTGAAAGTGAAACAAAGGCTTCAAAAGGGAAGACACGAACGTCTGAAAGTGAAACAAAGGCTTCAAAAGGGAAGACACGAACGTCTGAAAGTGAAACAAAGGCTTCAAGAGGGAAGACTCGAACCTTTGAAAGCGATTCTAAGACGTCGAGAAATGGGACACGAACATCAGAGTGTGAAAGaaaagttgcaggagataaaggAAATATTTCAGAGAGCGAATCGAAGCCCTCAAAAATTGGAATCAGAACATCTGAGAGTGAATCAAAGGCTTCAAAAAGTTATAGTAAGACCAGAACCTCTGAAAGTGATTCGAAGCCCAAAAGAAATAGGATCAGAACCTCTGAAAGTGCTGGTATGGCTAGAACTTCTGAAAGTGATCCGAAACCCTCAAGATATGGGATCAGAACCTCTGAGAGCGAATCAAAGTTTTCAAGAGATGGCGCTAAGAAACAAAAGCTCAAGTCTACGTCTTCCGACGATAGGATCAGGATGTCAGAAAGAGAATCAAAGGGCACTGAGGGTGGAGTCGAAGCCTCAAAGAGCGAAATCAAAGCATCAGCTAGCGAATCAAATGCTATAGAGAGCATTGTCAGAGCATCAGTCAGCGTATCAGAAGCCACAGAGAGTGGAACAATAGCATCAGAGGCCACAGAGAGTGGAACAATAGCATCAGAAGCCACAGAGAGTGGAACAATAGCATCAGAGGCCACAGAGATTGGAACAATAGCATCAGAAGCCACAGAGAGTGGAACAATAGCATTAGAAGCCACAGAGAGTGGAACAATAGCATCAGAGGCCACAGAGAGTGGAACAATAGCATCAGAGGCCACAGAGAGTGGAACAATAGCATCAGAGGCCACAGAGAGTGGAACAATAGCATCAGAGGCCACAGAGAGTGGAACAATAGCATCAGAGGCCACAGAGAGTAGAACAATAGCATCAGAAGCCACAGAGAGTGGAACAATAGCATCAGAAGCCACAGAGAGTGGAACAATAGCATCAGAGGCCACAGAGAGTAGAACAATAGCATCAGAAGCCACAGAGAGTGGAACAATAGCATTAGAAGCCACAGAGAGTGGAACAATAGCATCAGAGGCCACAGAGAGTGAAACAACAGCATCAGAGGCCACAGAGAGTGGAACAATAGCATCAGAGGCCACAGAGAGTGGAACAATAGCATCAGAGGCCACAGAGAGTGGAACAATAGCATCAGAGGCCACAGAGAGTGGAACAATAGCATCAGAGGCCACAGAGAGTGGAACAATAGCATCAGAGGCCACAGAGAGTGGAACAATAGCATCAGAGGCCACAGAGAGTGGAACAATAGCATCAGAAGCCACAGAGAGTGGAACAATAGCATCAGAAGCCACAGAGAGTGGAACAATAGCATCAGAAGCCACAGAGAGTGGAACAATAGCATCAGAAGCCACAGAGAGTGGAACAATAGCATCAGAGGCCACAGAGAGTGGAACAATAGCATCAGAAGCCACAGAGTATGGAACAATAGCATTAGAAGCCACAGAGAGTGGAACAATAGCATCAGAGGCCACAGAGAGCATCAGAGGCCACAGAGAGTGGAAAGCATCAGAGGCCACAGAGAGTGGAACAATAGCATCAGAGGCCACAGAGAGTGGAACAATAGCATCAGAGGCCACAGAGATTGGAACAATAGCCACAGAGAGTGGAACAATAGCATCAGAGGCCACAGAGAGTGGAACAATAGCATCAGAAGCCACAGAGAATGGAACAATAGCATCAGAAACAATAACATCAGAAGTCACAGAGAGTGGAACACTAGCATCAGAAGCCACAGAGAGTGGAACAATAGCATCAGAAGCCACAGAGAGTGGAACAATAGCATCAGAAGCCACAGAAAGTGGAACAATAACATCAGAAGCCACAGAGAGTGGAATAATAATATCAGAAGCCACAGAGAGTGGATCAATAGCACCAAAAGCCACAGAGAACGGAACAATAGCATCAGAAGCCACAGAGAACGGAACAATAGCATCAGAAGCCACAGAAAGTGGAACAATAACATCAGAAGCCACAGAGAGTGGAACAATAACATCAGAAGCCACAGAGAGTGGAACAATAACATCAGAAGTCACAGAGAGTGGAACAAGAGCACCAAAAGCCACAGAGAGTGGAACAATAGCATCAGCTGCCCCAGACAGTGGAACAATAGCATCAGAAGCCACAGAGAGTGAAACAATAGCatcagaagccagagagagtggaACGGTAACATCAGAAGCTACAGAGAGTGGAACAATAACATCAGAGAGCAAGTTCAGACCTTCAGAGCGTGGTGATATTACGTCAGAACTTCAGTCAAAGACTCTGAAGGAAACAGCCATAACCCAGAAAATCGAACCAGAAAGAAAAAATAAGGAAGGACAGGAGACGGCAAGAATCAGCAGCAAAGGAAGCAGCGAGAAGGAAGACTGTGTGGGAGGGGATGTCTCAGCAGCTACTACCAGTGAGGACAAGAAGACAGCGAGTACGAGAGGTACCCATGATAGTGCCCAGAAACGAGGAGGAAAGTTCACCTTGGAAGAAGGGTATGAGTTCAAGGGTTATATCTTGAAGTGCCCGAACGGTCCCTATGACTACGCGATCAAGCTCTGggatgaaggaagg GAGGCGCCCGAAGAGCTTGAGAACTACcccttggaggaggaggaggtgccagGACTGGTGGTGGACAGGAACGGTGACTACCTCACTGTAGCTTGTGGCTCTAACATCGCCTACGCCACGAGACAAAGCTTTCTCTCAGCTG GTGTTAACCCAGACCTCTTGGTACTGCCCTTCAGTCGTCTCCGTGTGTCGCTGACCAGGGCACTCACCCGCCCTCAGGAAGTGCCCGCTGCTGCCTGGGTGGCTCACCCTACGCAGATCCTCATCCttgctcacccacccactcaccagaGCCACCCACAGTAA